From Actinomycetota bacterium:
CTGGACGTCGGCTCCCACCCTGAGTACGCGACTCCCGAGTGCGACTCGATTCTGGACCTCATCGCCCACGACAAGGCGGGAGAGCGGATCCTGGAGAGCCTGCTGACATCGGCGCAGCACCGGCTGAAGGACGAAGGGATAGCCGGCGACGTCTACCTGTTCAAAAACAACACCGACTCGGCAGGCAACTCCTACGGCTGCCACGAGAACTACCTGGTTTCCCGTTACGGCGAGTTCCAGCGCTTCGCCGACGTCCTGATCCCGTACCTCGTCTCGCGCCAGGCGTTCGCGGGCGCAGGCAAGGTCCTGCACACGTCCCGGGGCGCCATTTACTGCTTGTCCCAGCGGGCCGAGCACATCTGGGAGGGCGTGTCCTCTGCCACGACGAGGTCCCGTCCCATCATCAACACGCGCGATGAGCCCCACGCCGACGCCGAGAAGTTCCGCCGGCTGCACGTGATCGTGGGCGATTCGAACATGAGTGAGGTGGCCTCTTATCTGAAGGTCGCCACCACCGCCATCCTGCTGCGCATGGTGGAGGACAGCGTCGTGTTCCGCGACATGACCTTCGAGAACCCGATCCGGGCGATCCGGGAGATCTCCCACGACGTGACGTGCAAGCGCAAAGTCCGGCTGGCCAACGGACGGGAGCTGACCGCGGTGCAGGTCCAGTGGGAGTACTTCGAGAAGGCGCAGCGCTACGCGGAGCGGCGCGACCTGGATGACACGCTCAAGACCGGACTGAAGCTGTGGGAGCACGTCCTGCTCGGACTCGAGTCGGATCCCATGTCCCTGGACCGGGAGCTGGACTGGGTCATGAAGCACAAGCTGATCCAGGGTTACCGAGACCGTCACGGCCTTCCCCTGGGCCACCCGCGCGTCGCGCTGCTTGACCTCGCCTACCACGACGTCCATCGGGAGCGCGGGCTGTACTACCTGCTCGAGCGTGGAGGC
This genomic window contains:
- the pafA gene encoding Pup--protein ligase, whose product is MEKRIFGLESEYGVTCTFRGQRRLSPDEVARYLFRKVVAWGRSSNVFLENGARLYLDVGSHPEYATPECDSILDLIAHDKAGERILESLLTSAQHRLKDEGIAGDVYLFKNNTDSAGNSYGCHENYLVSRYGEFQRFADVLIPYLVSRQAFAGAGKVLHTSRGAIYCLSQRAEHIWEGVSSATTRSRPIINTRDEPHADAEKFRRLHVIVGDSNMSEVASYLKVATTAILLRMVEDSVVFRDMTFENPIRAIREISHDVTCKRKVRLANGRELTAVQVQWEYFEKAQRYAERRDLDDTLKTGLKLWEHVLLGLESDPMSLDRELDWVMKHKLIQGYRDRHGLPLGHPRVALLDLAYHDVHRERGLYYLLERGGHSDRMVTDEQVDEARTNPPQTTRALLRARFIREAKARRRDFTVDWVHLKLNDQAQRTVLCKDPFRSVDERVDKLIASM